In Bacillus weihaiensis, the genomic stretch TGAAGATTTGATTAGAAAAGTGAAAATTATGAAGAAGGACGATTTTAAAGGTAAACTTTAGAGTCGTTCTTCTTTTTTTATGCCGATTGCATATCATAATAAAATAATTTAATGGAAATCTTTGCATTTTGATTAAACGAAATAAGGATTCTTAATGAATTAAATAAAATGAAATTAAGTTAAATTAAATGAAGTTAAAACATGAGGGGTTTTTGGCTTTTTTGGAGCTTGTCCCAGCAGTTCATTAAAAATTCAAAATGTAAAATGTAAGAATTCCAGTTCGACAATTACTGGAAATAGTAGTTTCTAGAGCATGAAAAAAATGCAATTTTGAATTATTCTATACCTTTATATGTCGGTTATTTGTACAAGCCTTTGCTTATTGTCGGTTATTTGAAACAATCACTATAGCGATTGTTTCAAATAACCGACATGAAGAAGCGTTGATATTGCTCAAACCCCGTGTACCGCATGGTTTGAGCATTTTGTGTTTTATTTTGAATTTTTAGACAAAAGATAAAACTCCTTTTGTCGGTTTTTTGTTCTGTTGTCGAATGCAAGTCGGCTATTTGTTCGCTTATCAATTAATATTAATTGAGCAATGTCACCAATCTAATGTTATTAAAAGAATATTGCAATGATAATATTGCAGAAGATATTTTTTAAAAAGCAAATTATTACGGTTTATCTCATATAATCCCAAGAGGACTAAATTCCCAGGGAGGTCAGTTATGGAACGAACATTAAATACGGAAGAAGCTTTGAAAATCCTTAAAGATTGTTACATTACAGATTCTGTTCAAACTCTGCGGAAGTGGATAAGAGAAGGGAGAATTATCGCAGCAGGTACGCCATATAAGCAAGAGGGATACATCATTAAGGAAGAGGATTTAAAAGCATTTATTGAAGAAGAACGACCAGGGCTTTTAGAGATTTTAAAGGTTTATCATCAAGTAAATGACAGGATTCCTACTGGGATAACTTCCATTGTAAATAAACGGAAGTTAAAGGTTCCAAATGAAAAAATAAATTCAACAATTGAAGTAAAAGAAAATCAAGAGATGGAACCAAGTAATGAAACAGCTACGATATTTGAAATGTTATTGGAACTTGAACAGGAAATAAAAGAACTACATGTGCAAATTGAAGCAATAATCCAAGATGAAAATGAAAATAAAGATTTTGAAAAAATGATAGAAGAAAAATTAAAACAAGTAAAAAATGAAATCCTGGCTGAATTGAATAACCAAACAAATGTACAAAAGGATAAAACTGAAAAAATAGTTAGACGCGGCAATCATGGAGTAAAATCGGAAAATGAGTTTGTTGCATTCTTTAGAAAAGAATTTTGGAATTCCAATCCAGCAAACGAGAGATTAAAGGGAGAAGCAAATAAGAAATTTAAAGAAGAAGCAGGAAACGCTTATTCTTATTTTTATAACGATGATGGAAGGTTCCGTGATGAAGACTTACAAAGCGAAACTGGAGAATATGAACTTATATTAACGATAAATAATCAAGAGTTGATAATTACCGGACAAAATAGAAAGGAAATTATGAACGAATACTTTGAAATAGTTATTTTACCAAAAATACAAAATGGAGAAAAAGCATTTGAGGAAAATACTGTTGAATTAAGCAATCCCGAAAATAAGGTGACTAAGAGCATTGAACCTGGTGGTGGATATGTTGAAGAACTTGATTTATCAGGATTATTAAAAGTAAGTGCAAATGAAAAAGTGGAACCTTTATAGGCTCCGCTTTTTCATCGTAGTTTTTTATTCATAAACCACTCTATAGATGTTTCTAAATTATGTATGATGAACTCGGCAGCTTCTTCATCTACATTTTGTAGTGCTTTCACCTGTTGGACAGCTCGGCTAAGTCGGGTATTCGTTTCATCGTTTGTTTCTAAGTTCAGGGGTAGCAGGGCAAGTTCTTCTTGTAATCTCTGAAGGAGTGTAAAGTTAATGTTTTCTGTTTTGCCATTTTCTAATTGACTCAAGTAACCTGATGATATATCTAATATTCGGGCAAATTCGTTCAATCCATAACCTTTTTGGGTGCGTAGTTCCCTAATTTTTTCTCCTAAGTTACCTAGCATACAGTTCCCCTCCATTTTTATCCTACCAATATAATTCGATATGTCTTTTGGAAAGACCTTTATGATTACGAATGGACTTTAAATGTAATTGGAATCATTTTTTGTAAACTTAGAAATGATGTAGGTTTTTCTGTCAATAGATACCTTTAATTCGGAAAATAATGACAATAACTGATAGGTATTTTATAATAGCTTTAAGTGTTTTTTTCTGGAGGTATTATCAAATGTTTGAACTAATACATAAAAATAATAACAAAAATATCGTTCTATTTATTCATGGATTTACTAGTAACAACGATACGTGGGTTAATTCAAACGGAGTTCCTTTTCCAAATATGTTGCTAGAACATGAGGTTATAAAAAAAAATTTTGATTTTGCTTATCTGTCATATGATACCGAACTATTAAACTTTTACAGAGTGAAAGCAGGATTAAGTTTTATTGGTCGAACTGTTTTTGGTGGCAATGCAGTTGCAAAAAAAAGTTTAGATATATTGCAATTGAGTGATTATATATCAACCACTATATCGCTTAACTGTAGTGATTATGAAAGTATAGTGATTGTTGCACATAGCATGGGAGGACTAGTTTCCAAAGGGTATATATTAAAAGATTTGGAAAGAAATAAATATACTAAAGTTAAATTGTTACTTTCTTTAGCAGTACCACATAATGG encodes the following:
- a CDS encoding helix-turn-helix domain-containing protein, yielding MLGNLGEKIRELRTQKGYGLNEFARILDISSGYLSQLENGKTENINFTLLQRLQEELALLPLNLETNDETNTRLSRAVQQVKALQNVDEEAAEFIIHNLETSIEWFMNKKLR
- a CDS encoding helix-turn-helix domain-containing protein; translation: MERTLNTEEALKILKDCYITDSVQTLRKWIREGRIIAAGTPYKQEGYIIKEEDLKAFIEEERPGLLEILKVYHQVNDRIPTGITSIVNKRKLKVPNEKINSTIEVKENQEMEPSNETATIFEMLLELEQEIKELHVQIEAIIQDENENKDFEKMIEEKLKQVKNEILAELNNQTNVQKDKTEKIVRRGNHGVKSENEFVAFFRKEFWNSNPANERLKGEANKKFKEEAGNAYSYFYNDDGRFRDEDLQSETGEYELILTINNQELIITGQNRKEIMNEYFEIVILPKIQNGEKAFEENTVELSNPENKVTKSIEPGGGYVEELDLSGLLKVSANEKVEPL